The nucleotide sequence AAGCGGTCCCCGGGAACATACTCACGCATGTAGTAGCGCTCTACCTCGCTCTCTTTTACCCGGCTCTTTTCCTCGGAACCCCGTTCGGCAATCCTGTAGCGTACCGGCCGATTAAAAACTCCGGGAAGTACGGGGATAAGCCTGCTCACAGGATTTCCTATAGGCGCCCGGGTCAGCCCGAAGATGTCCTCCACACTCAAGGTCAGCAGGGCATGAAAACTGCCGCAATGCGGCAGCCGGAGGGAGAGGGGTACGGTATAATCCTCGCCGGGTTTGAATCTTCCGCTTTGACTGTGGTACCCAAGCAGAGTGTCTCCTGCCCGTAGTACTCCCTGCAAACGGAAGCGAACGCGGAAAAAGGGGAGAAGCCAGCTGCGGCTCAGTTCCAGCCCATGGGGAGCGGGCTCCCTGCCGGCAAACACCCTCTGCCTGCTGTGCCAGATAATCTCTTCTTCGCTGAACCCGCGGGCCTGGATATGGGAAAAAGCGCCGAGGATTATGATAAGCGCAAAGCCTGCAAGGGCAAAAAAATAGCCGTAGGAATTGGATGCGGCAAAGGCCTTTCCCAGGACCCATACCAGGCCTGTTACAGCGGGGGTTCCAAGTACCGTCAGGGGAAAACTGCGCTTCAATCTCTCATGGACCTTTATCATGCCGGGACGGTCCTTTACGGTCTCCTTCGCCGCGGTTCAACGGGAACGGAGTTCAGGATTTCCTTCAGCACCCCGTCCTTTGGACGATCGGGATCGTGGAGACTGATGCGGTGGGCAACTGCGGGAATGAAGATCTCCTTGATGGTATCCAGAGTAACATAGTCCCGGCCGCGGATAAGGCAGAGGGCCCTGGCAAGACGGGAAAGTTTGACCCCGGTCCGGGGAGATGCCGGTATGGATACCTCCGGGTGGTTCCTGGTGGCCCGAACCAGAGCGACAATGTAGTCAATCACATCATTATGGATGCTGATCTCGTCCACCATGGCCTGCCAGCGAAGCAGTTGCGTAGAAGGGGTAACGGCCCTGAAGGTTTCCCAGCCGTCGGTGCGTCCGTGCTGACGGATAATGGCTGCCTCGTCCTCCTCGTTGGGAAAACCAAGGGAGAGCTGTATCATAAAGCGGTCAAGCTGCGGAGCCGGCAGGGGAAACAGATGGGCCCCTTTAAGGTTCATTGTGGCGATAATGAAAAACGGCGCCGGCAGCGGGTAGGTCCTGCCTTCAATGGAGACCATCTGTTCCTCCATGGCCTGGAAAAAGGAGCCCTGAGTCTTGGGGGTAAGCAGATTGATCTCGTCACAGAGTACAAAATGGGCAAAGATGGGGCCTTTGTTAAAAACGACCTCGTTGTCCGGACCGGAGAGGCGGGAGTATCCGATAATGTCCTGGGGCAGAAGGTCCACGGTGGACTGGATGCGGGAAAAGGGATCCATGGCGATCTCTTCCGCCGCTACTGTTTCGGCCTCCCATGTAATAGAACCTGCCAGGGCCCGGGCCAGGGAGGTCTTGCCGACACCATGGGAGTCGGCAAGGATAACGTGACCTCCGGCAATCTTGGCGGCCAGCAGGTATTCAAGCTTGATTCTGTCCAGAAAAATAACGGACCTGATATTCTCGACCAGGGAGTTTATTTCTTCCGGTACAAGGACAATGGTCTCCCCGGGGGAGGAGACGGAATAATTAACGCTCATTATCTTACCTTCCGTTCAAATGCGGGAGGATGCGGAATCGACGATTCTCTCCCTCCAATATAGTACAAAGACGATCATAAATAAAGGTAAGGGGCCCGGGATTCAGGACAGTTTTTTCAGATGCTTGATAAAAAACAGGGTGTTTTGTTTTACCATTTGTTGAAGTCTTTCAAAAGAATCCTTCATTTCCGAATCCGCCCCCGACAGCACCAGGGTATTCTGCCGCCACCGGTACCATAAATAGTGTCTGTATTGTGCAGTATGTATCCTGGCCTGGTGAAGCCGGCGTTCCAGCATCCTGTCCAGCTCGATATGGTTTTCCGACCCGGTAAGGTAGTAGAGATTGTCTTTGGCGATAAATAAGACCATTCGCTGAAAGCCTTCGGCAATTGCATCGTCATGGCGGAAACCCTCGAATTTAATCTCGTAGGTTCCAAGCCGTATATCATAACCCAGCTTGCGCAGTGTTTTTCGAAAAGCAACTATCTCCGAGCGGACTTCGTTGACTACTTCCGGGTTCCGGCGTTCACTTTCCAGCCTGTGACGCCATTTGCGCAGGGTATTCTCATACCGCTGGAAAACCTTGCCTGAGGGGAGGGATGATAAATAGATTGTCGTATCCGACAGAAGCCTCCAGGCAGAAGCAAAGTGCTCTGCCAGGCCGTTTACCAGCCGGTCTACCTTATCTCTTGCCATAATACTTTCTACGCAGCATAGTTATATATACCATGAGATATCTTGTTATTTCCGATATTCACGCAAATTTTCCTGCTTTGCAAGCGGTTTTACAGGATTCTGAGGGAACCTGGGACCGGATAATCTGTCTTGGCGATGTTGTCGGCTACGGTCCCTTTCCTAATGAATGCGTCACGACTCTGGCCGAGTTGCCGGTAACCGCGGTTCCCGGCAACCATGACTGGGCCTGTATCGGCCGCCTCGATCTGAACTATTTCAACGAACATGCCCGGGCAGCGCTTGTCTGGACCAGGGAGCAGCTGGACTCCGATTCAATGGAGTTTCTTTCCAGTCTGAAACCGGTTGTTCGCGAAGATAATCTAACCCTCTTTCACGGGGCACTTACCGGTCCGATTACAGACTATATCCTGGATTCCCGGGATGCAGAAGAGAACTTCTCCCTGCTGCAGACACCTGTAGGACTGTTCGGGCACAGTCACCTGCGCTTCTATTTCAGCCGGGGCATGAACGGCCAGGTGGTAAGCCATTCCCTGTCGCAGCGTAATAGTCTTGATCTTGTGCACCGTAAGAATCTGCTTAATCCGGGGAGTACCGGACAGCCCCGGGGAGGGGATCCCAGAGCAGCCTACGGTCTGCTGGACACTGAAAAAGGACTCTGGCTGCTGCAGCGGGTAGAATATGACATCCCCGGTGTACAGCAGGTTATGGAGGAATACAGCCTGCCTGAATATCTGATTCGGCGTCTCGCGGAGGGGCGTTAACTGTGTTTTGGCATGGTTTTTAGGCCGTGCGGCCGATAGAATCATAAATAGACTTGACATAATATATCAATATGGTAATTTTTTAGATGGCTCTAAGTTAAAGACATTGTAGATGTCTCAAATTTGTCTAAGTAAAAAGAGGAGTACTCTGATGAAGCGAAGCATTATGTTTCTTTCCGTCGTTTTGATTTTCCTGCTTTCAGTAACCATGATCTTTATTGGTTGTGGTGAGAAGGAAGCTGCGTCCGGTGCCGGCGGCGATGGTAAAATGGGCGGGACCCTTGTTTTTGCCCGTTCCGGTGACTCTGTAGGACTCGATCCTGCCCGGGAAACCGACGGTGAATCCTTTTACGGTGCCACCGCTGTATTCGACAACCTGGTAGAGTTCGTACCCGGTAAAACCGAGGTTCGTCCTGCCCTGGCTGAAAGCTGGGATGTCGCCGAAGACAATCTTTCTGTCACCTTTCATCTGCGAAAAGGTGTCAAATTCCATGACGGGACCGATTTTACCGCCGATGCGGTTGTCTTTACCTTTGAACGTCAGTTCAAGGAAGATCATCCCTACTATAACCTGGGGCCCTGGAAGTACTGGGGTTACATGGACATGGACAATATCGTAAAGGCTGTTGTGGCTGTAGACGACTACACTGTCCGCTTTGATCTGAAAAAACCGGAAGCCCCCTTCCTGGCCAACCTGGCCATGGATTTCGCCGGTATCGTATCCCCGTCCGCGGTTGAAAAACTTGGAGAAGACTTCAAGAACAATCCTGTCGGGACCGGTGTTTTCAAGTTTGTGGAATGGCGTAAAGATGATGCCATTATCTTTGAGCGCAACGAGGAGTACTGGGCGGACGATGTATACCTGGATCGCCTGATCCTCCGGGTTATTCCCGATGCCACCGCCCGCTGGCTGGCTCTGCAGAAGGGCGAGGTTGATGTAGTCGACTTCCCCTCAGCTCAGGATCTTCAGGCTATGAAGAACGATCCGAATGTTAAGGTAATGCAGCAGGAAGGTCTGAACGTTGGCTACCTGGCTTTTAACAACACAAAGAAGCCTTTCGATAACAAACTTGTCCGGCAGGCACTGAACTACGCGATCAACAAGGATGAGATCATCACCGCAGTCTACGGCTCCGCGGGAACCGCCGCCAAGAATCCGCTGCCTCCGACCATGTGGTCCTACAACGACGACATCAAGGATTATCCTTATGATCCCGCCAAAGCCAAAGAGCTGCTGGCCCAGGCAGGCTATCCCAACGGATTTTCTACCGAGCTCTGGGCAATGCCCGTGGCACGGCCCTACAACCCCAATGCCCGCAAGATCGCCGAGATTATGCAGGCCCAGTTTGCAGAGGTCGGTGTAGATGCGGATATCGTTTCCTACGAATGGGGAACCTACCTGGACAAGACCGATAACCTGGAACACGATATGGCCATGCTTGGCTGGACCGGAGACAACGGTGACCCCGACAACTTCCTGTGGGTACTCCTCTCCGCGCCTGCCGCTGAACCTCCTGCCGGTAACATCGCCGCATGGAAGAACGCAGAGTTTACTGCCCTGATCAAAGAGGCCAAGGAGACCATGAACCAGACCCGCCGAACCGAGCTTTACGAAAAGGCTCAGGAAGTCTTCAATGAAGAGGCTCCCTGGCTGCCCATCGCCCACTCGGTTGTGTCTGTTCCCATGAAGAACAGTGTTCAGGGATTTCATATCTATCCCACGGGAAAACGTGTTTTCCGCGGTGTATGGATCGAAAAATAACCTGACATAACTGCTAATTTTCTGTTACAATACTATGAACGGGCGTTCTCTGGAATCCTGAGAACGCCCGTATCCTCTAAATCCAGGACACCTTCTCTATGGGAAAATATATTCTAAAACGCCTGGGTCTGTTGATTCCGACTCTTTTGGGCGTAATTACGTTGGTCTTCTTTATGATAGCCCTGTCTCCCGGCGATCCGGCCAGGGTCATGCTGGGAGAAAGGGCTTCCGCCGAGCAGCTGGCAAAGCTGCGGACGGACATGGGCCTCGACCGCCCTTTGCATCAGCAGTATTTTTCCTACCTGGGGCGCATTGTGCGTCTCGATCTTGGTAAATCTATTACCACCGGAAGACCCGTTGCCGAAGAGATTCGGGAGCTGTTTCCCGCGACCATGGAGCTGGCTTTTTTCGCCATGCTGATTGCTTCGGTGGCGGGTATTATCATAGGGGTAATATCTGCCACCCGGCGCAACACCATGGTTGACTATGTCTCCATGGTGGGGGCTCTCTTCGGTGTTTCCATGCCGGTTTTCTGGCTCGGGCTCGTGCTTATAATGATTTTCTCGGTTTTCTTTGATCTGTTTCCTACCGGGGGCCGGATGAACGTCCGGTTTTACATGGATACAATTACCAATTTTTATCTGATCGATTCCCTTATCGCTGTTTTCAAGACTGGTGACTGGCACTATTTTACCTCGGCCTTGAAACACCTGATTCTCCCCTCCGTCGCTCTTGGAACCATACCCCTGGCTATTATTGCCCGGACCACCAGAAGTTCCATGCTGGAGGTTCTGAAGCAGGACTATGTAAAAACTGCCCGGGCAGCAGGTATTCCGGAACGGAAGGTTATTTACCGTTACGCCCTTAAGAATGCCCTGCTTCCGATTATTACGGTTATCGGTATTCAGTTTGGTTTACTCCTTTCCGGTGCAATCCTTACCGAAACCATCTTTGCCTGGCCCGGAATCGGGAAGTGGATCTACCATTCCATATCCGCCAGGGACTACCCCGCTGTACAGGGGGGTATCATCGTAATCTCCACCGTTTTTGTGCTGATCAATCTATTGGTGGACATTCTCTATTCCGTGGTGAATCCCAAGGTACGGCTCAAGTAGGTAACAGGTATGAATGAATCTCTTATACAGAATAATAATATTATCGAGGTAAAAGACCCTACACCATTTCAGGAGTCCCTGCACAACCTCAAACAGAACCGCGCCGCCGTGGCCGGTTTGGTTATAATTACCCTTTTCCTGCTGGTAGGTATTTTTGCCCCCCTGCTGTCTCCCATGAGCCCTTATGAACAGATCATCGCGGACCGTACGCTCCCCCCTTTCTCATCCGGATACCTTTTGGGGACAGATGACCTTGGCCGGGACATGCTGAGCCGGCTGATGTACGGTGCCCGCATCTCAATGATTATTGGAGTTGTGTCCGTGGGTATTGCCATGGGCTTCGGCATGCTGATTGGGGTCACCTCGGGCTATATAGGCGGTATCTATGACAAAATTGTCATGCGCTTTATCGATATCATGCTGGCCTTCCCCTATATTCTGCTGACCATCGTTATCGTGGCTGTTCTTGGGCCGAGCCTGTTTAACGCCATGGTAGCCATCGGAATAAGCCAGATACCGCGCTATGCCCGGCTGGTACGGGCTTCAGTGCTTGCAGAGAAGGAGAATGATTACGTAACGGCCGAGCGCTCCCTGGGGGCATCGCCGTTTTCTCTGATGTTTGTCTCCATTCTTCCCAACTGCCTGGCCCCGGTCTCGGTGCAGGCCACCCTTGGTGTGGGAGAGGCCATCCTGAGCTCGGCGGCTCTCTCGTTTCTCGGCCTCGGGGCCCAGCCGCCTACCCCTGAGTGGGGTCTTATGATTGCCAGTTCACGGGAATTTATTACCAACGCCTGGTGGATCGTCACCTTTCCCGGTCTCGCGACCCTTTTCGCGGTGCTGGGGTTCAACCTTTTCGGTGACGGACTGCGGGACATACTCGATCCCAAGCTCAGGGATTAATAAGCGGATAGATTATGCAGACTACAGAAAAACAGACAACAGACAAGCGAAACGGTGCCGACACCATGATCGATGTCAAAGGCCTTTCGGTTAATTTCTTTACCCAGCGGGGTATTGTCAAAGCCGTTCGGAACATCTCCTTTTCTATTCCCAACGGCAAGACCCTCGCGTTGGTGGGAGAATCAGGATGCGGTAAATCCGTTACCGCTCATTCCATCAACCAGTTACTGCCCGTGCCTCCCGGGAAGATTGTATCCGGGGAGATCTGGTTTCAGGGCGAAGACCTTCTGAAAAAATCAGAAAGGGAAATGCAGAAGATTCGGGGTGTGAAAATCTCCATGATTTTCCAGGAACCCATGACTTCGCTGAATCCGGTATTCAGCGTCGGCAAGCAGATCGCGGATGTGTTTCTTACCCACAACGCCTTGAGTAAAAAAGAGGCCTGGGACAGGGCGGTGGAACTCCTGAACCTGGTCAAGATTCCCAGTCCCCGGAAACGGGCGGAAAGCTACCCGCATCAGCTTTCCGGCGGTATGCGTCAGCGGGCCATGATAGCCATGGCCCTTGCCAGTCCGGAACCGGGATTGATGATAGCCGACGAACCGACCACCGCGCTGGATGTAACGATACAGGCCCAGATCCTTGACCTGATGGTCTCCCTGCAGCAGCGCATCGGCATGTCCCTGCTTTTGATTACCCACGATATGGGAGTTGTTGCCGAAACGGCGGACCATGTTGTGGTAATGTACGCAGGACGAAAGGTGGAAGAGGGGGATGTCTTCTCTCTTTTCCGTGAGCCAAGTCACCCTTATACCCTGGGTTTGATGAATTCCCTGCCGTCCAACGAAAAGTACCGGGGCGCCGCGCGTCTGGAGGCGATTCCCGGCACTGTTCCGGACCTGCTGAGTATCGGTGAAGGTTGTCCCTTCATGAACCGCTGCCGTTTTGCCACGGAAATCTGTGGCAAAGAGTTTCCGGAAGAGACCGGGCTTTCTGAACATCACTCCGCCTGGTGTCACAATCTTTCTGCTGTCAAGGAGAACAGGGAATGAGCAGCGATATTGTACTCAAGGCTGACCGGCTGCATACAGTCTTTGAAGTTAAGAGTCAGCACCAGGAAAAGGCGCTGCTGCGGGCGGTCAACGATGTGAGCCTTACCATTCGCGAAGGCGATGTTCTGGGTGTCGTGGGAGAATCGGGCTGCGGTAAGTCTACTCTGGGCCGTACCATCCTTCGTCTTGAAGAAAAAGCCGCCGGTGAAGTCTTTTACCGGGGAACAGATATATTCTCCCTTCATCACAAGGAACTGAAGCAGTACCGGAAAAAGATGCAGATGATCTTTCAGGATCCATCGTCGTCCCTGAATCCGCGAAAGAAGGTGATTTCCCTGCTCAAACAGCCCTACAGGATACACAAAATAGGGAGCGATGCGGAAATACAGGAGAGAGTAGAAAATCTGATGCAGGAGGTGGGGTTGAATCCGCGGCATCAACGCCGTTTTTCCCACCAGTTTTCCGGCGGCCAGCGACAGAGAATCGGCATAGCCCGTGCTTTAGCTCTGAATCCGGAGTTCATTGTCTGTGACGAAGCAGTAAGCGCTCTGGATGTTTCGGTTCAGGCCCAGATACTGAATCTGTTGCTGGATCTGCAACAGCGGCACAAGCTTACCTACATGTTTATCTCCCATGATCTTTCGGTAGTTGAGTTTATCTCAACCCGGATTATGGTCATGTACCTGGGGAAGATCGTTGAATTGACAGATAAAGCGGAACTGATGGCCAATCCCCTGCACCCTTACACCAAAACCCTCTTTGCCGCTTATCCGGTTAACGATCCCTCGAAGCGGGAGCAGAAAAAGCGGGTTGTTATGGGCGATGTGCCGTCCCCTATTAATCCTCCAGCGGGTTGTCATTTTCACCCCCGTTGCCCTTTCAAAATGCCGATTTGTGAGGAGAAATATCCGGAGATTGTAGAAGCAGCCCCGGGGCACCATGTCGCATGTCATCTGTTTTCCACGTAAGCAGCTTGTAAGGCTCTTGTATTTGATCCATAGGCCCACTACCATAGGCTATATATGGAGAGACTGAATTTAACTGAAGAAATAAAAAGAAAAAAGGTCGCGGCGGGGACTGTTCTGATTCTCCAGGGAGACTCCGCCAAGGTCATGAA is from Marispirochaeta sp. and encodes:
- a CDS encoding DUF58 domain-containing protein, which produces MIKVHERLKRSFPLTVLGTPAVTGLVWVLGKAFAASNSYGYFFALAGFALIIILGAFSHIQARGFSEEEIIWHSRQRVFAGREPAPHGLELSRSWLLPFFRVRFRLQGVLRAGDTLLGYHSQSGRFKPGEDYTVPLSLRLPHCGSFHALLTLSVEDIFGLTRAPIGNPVSRLIPVLPGVFNRPVRYRIAERGSEEKSRVKESEVERYYMREYVPGDRFRDINWKASGRGDKLFTRISPVAQDESTTVTLWVRFYARELRPSPGLLALAEHQKSWVVTFLLRIKEEHPDFLFQVFLNREEYLLENDEDLEAFAANLGAMWFCSPAGDLPALPLEGRVYLFATSADETCDSVRQAFPRVDFSLYLSRIAERRERKQGTAEGFPLYTGYTGEDLPSFSLLLGTFRKLNTLQRRLVNTAEEAQLFPLIGKDGESSP
- a CDS encoding MoxR family ATPase, whose protein sequence is MSVNYSVSSPGETIVLVPEEINSLVENIRSVIFLDRIKLEYLLAAKIAGGHVILADSHGVGKTSLARALAGSITWEAETVAAEEIAMDPFSRIQSTVDLLPQDIIGYSRLSGPDNEVVFNKGPIFAHFVLCDEINLLTPKTQGSFFQAMEEQMVSIEGRTYPLPAPFFIIATMNLKGAHLFPLPAPQLDRFMIQLSLGFPNEEDEAAIIRQHGRTDGWETFRAVTPSTQLLRWQAMVDEISIHNDVIDYIVALVRATRNHPEVSIPASPRTGVKLSRLARALCLIRGRDYVTLDTIKEIFIPAVAHRISLHDPDRPKDGVLKEILNSVPVEPRRRRP
- a CDS encoding metallophosphoesterase family protein, whose protein sequence is MRYLVISDIHANFPALQAVLQDSEGTWDRIICLGDVVGYGPFPNECVTTLAELPVTAVPGNHDWACIGRLDLNYFNEHARAALVWTREQLDSDSMEFLSSLKPVVREDNLTLFHGALTGPITDYILDSRDAEENFSLLQTPVGLFGHSHLRFYFSRGMNGQVVSHSLSQRNSLDLVHRKNLLNPGSTGQPRGGDPRAAYGLLDTEKGLWLLQRVEYDIPGVQQVMEEYSLPEYLIRRLAEGR
- a CDS encoding ABC transporter substrate-binding protein: MKRSIMFLSVVLIFLLSVTMIFIGCGEKEAASGAGGDGKMGGTLVFARSGDSVGLDPARETDGESFYGATAVFDNLVEFVPGKTEVRPALAESWDVAEDNLSVTFHLRKGVKFHDGTDFTADAVVFTFERQFKEDHPYYNLGPWKYWGYMDMDNIVKAVVAVDDYTVRFDLKKPEAPFLANLAMDFAGIVSPSAVEKLGEDFKNNPVGTGVFKFVEWRKDDAIIFERNEEYWADDVYLDRLILRVIPDATARWLALQKGEVDVVDFPSAQDLQAMKNDPNVKVMQQEGLNVGYLAFNNTKKPFDNKLVRQALNYAINKDEIITAVYGSAGTAAKNPLPPTMWSYNDDIKDYPYDPAKAKELLAQAGYPNGFSTELWAMPVARPYNPNARKIAEIMQAQFAEVGVDADIVSYEWGTYLDKTDNLEHDMAMLGWTGDNGDPDNFLWVLLSAPAAEPPAGNIAAWKNAEFTALIKEAKETMNQTRRTELYEKAQEVFNEEAPWLPIAHSVVSVPMKNSVQGFHIYPTGKRVFRGVWIEK
- a CDS encoding ABC transporter permease: MGKYILKRLGLLIPTLLGVITLVFFMIALSPGDPARVMLGERASAEQLAKLRTDMGLDRPLHQQYFSYLGRIVRLDLGKSITTGRPVAEEIRELFPATMELAFFAMLIASVAGIIIGVISATRRNTMVDYVSMVGALFGVSMPVFWLGLVLIMIFSVFFDLFPTGGRMNVRFYMDTITNFYLIDSLIAVFKTGDWHYFTSALKHLILPSVALGTIPLAIIARTTRSSMLEVLKQDYVKTARAAGIPERKVIYRYALKNALLPIITVIGIQFGLLLSGAILTETIFAWPGIGKWIYHSISARDYPAVQGGIIVISTVFVLINLLVDILYSVVNPKVRLK
- a CDS encoding ABC transporter permease subunit, giving the protein MNESLIQNNNIIEVKDPTPFQESLHNLKQNRAAVAGLVIITLFLLVGIFAPLLSPMSPYEQIIADRTLPPFSSGYLLGTDDLGRDMLSRLMYGARISMIIGVVSVGIAMGFGMLIGVTSGYIGGIYDKIVMRFIDIMLAFPYILLTIVIVAVLGPSLFNAMVAIGISQIPRYARLVRASVLAEKENDYVTAERSLGASPFSLMFVSILPNCLAPVSVQATLGVGEAILSSAALSFLGLGAQPPTPEWGLMIASSREFITNAWWIVTFPGLATLFAVLGFNLFGDGLRDILDPKLRD
- a CDS encoding ABC transporter ATP-binding protein; amino-acid sequence: MQTTEKQTTDKRNGADTMIDVKGLSVNFFTQRGIVKAVRNISFSIPNGKTLALVGESGCGKSVTAHSINQLLPVPPGKIVSGEIWFQGEDLLKKSEREMQKIRGVKISMIFQEPMTSLNPVFSVGKQIADVFLTHNALSKKEAWDRAVELLNLVKIPSPRKRAESYPHQLSGGMRQRAMIAMALASPEPGLMIADEPTTALDVTIQAQILDLMVSLQQRIGMSLLLITHDMGVVAETADHVVVMYAGRKVEEGDVFSLFREPSHPYTLGLMNSLPSNEKYRGAARLEAIPGTVPDLLSIGEGCPFMNRCRFATEICGKEFPEETGLSEHHSAWCHNLSAVKENRE
- a CDS encoding ABC transporter ATP-binding protein; the encoded protein is MSSDIVLKADRLHTVFEVKSQHQEKALLRAVNDVSLTIREGDVLGVVGESGCGKSTLGRTILRLEEKAAGEVFYRGTDIFSLHHKELKQYRKKMQMIFQDPSSSLNPRKKVISLLKQPYRIHKIGSDAEIQERVENLMQEVGLNPRHQRRFSHQFSGGQRQRIGIARALALNPEFIVCDEAVSALDVSVQAQILNLLLDLQQRHKLTYMFISHDLSVVEFISTRIMVMYLGKIVELTDKAELMANPLHPYTKTLFAAYPVNDPSKREQKKRVVMGDVPSPINPPAGCHFHPRCPFKMPICEEKYPEIVEAAPGHHVACHLFST